The proteins below are encoded in one region of Flavobacterium nackdongense:
- a CDS encoding acetyl-CoA C-acyltransferase yields MKTAYIVKAYRTAVGKAPKGVFRFKRPDELAAETIQFMMNELPDFDKKRIDDVMVGNAMPEAEQGLNMGRLISLMGLKIEDVPGVTVNRYCASGLETIGMATAKIQSGMADCIIAGGAESMSFIPMGGYKPTPDYALAKDGHEDYYWGMGLTAEAVAKQYNISRADQDEFAFQSHYKALKAQAEGKFDKQIVPISVEQTFINENGKKETKSYIVNKDEGPRAGTSVEALANLRPVFAADGSVTAGNSSQMSDGAAFVLIMSEEMVKELNLSPIARLVNFASAGVEPRIMGIGPVKAIPKALRQAGLQLKDIDLVELNEAFASQSLAVIRELGLNPDIVNVNGGAIALGHPLGCTGAKLSVQLFDEMQRRGSKYGIVSMCVGTGQGSAGIYELLAP; encoded by the coding sequence ATGAAAACAGCCTATATAGTAAAAGCATACAGAACTGCCGTGGGAAAAGCCCCAAAAGGTGTATTTAGATTCAAGCGCCCAGATGAATTAGCCGCAGAAACCATTCAATTTATGATGAATGAATTGCCGGATTTCGACAAAAAACGCATAGACGATGTAATGGTTGGAAATGCGATGCCCGAAGCCGAACAAGGATTGAATATGGGACGATTGATTTCCTTAATGGGATTGAAAATTGAAGATGTTCCGGGCGTAACCGTCAACAGATATTGCGCTTCAGGACTAGAAACCATCGGGATGGCAACTGCTAAAATTCAGTCTGGAATGGCAGATTGTATCATTGCTGGTGGTGCCGAAAGTATGAGTTTTATCCCGATGGGAGGTTACAAACCAACTCCTGATTATGCCTTAGCCAAAGACGGTCACGAGGATTACTACTGGGGAATGGGTTTGACTGCCGAAGCTGTCGCCAAACAATACAACATTTCTAGAGCCGACCAAGATGAGTTTGCTTTTCAATCTCATTATAAAGCTTTGAAAGCGCAAGCCGAAGGTAAATTTGACAAACAAATTGTACCAATTTCAGTGGAGCAAACTTTCATAAATGAAAATGGTAAAAAAGAAACCAAATCATACATCGTAAATAAAGACGAGGGCCCAAGAGCGGGAACTTCGGTGGAAGCATTGGCAAATTTGCGCCCCGTTTTCGCAGCGGACGGAAGTGTGACTGCTGGAAATTCTTCTCAAATGAGCGATGGTGCGGCTTTTGTTTTGATTATGAGTGAAGAAATGGTAAAAGAGTTAAACCTCTCTCCTATTGCACGTTTGGTCAACTTTGCTTCAGCAGGAGTTGAACCAAGAATTATGGGAATTGGACCAGTGAAAGCCATTCCAAAAGCCTTGAGACAAGCCGGATTGCAATTGAAAGATATTGATTTGGTGGAGTTGAACGAAGCCTTTGCCTCTCAATCTTTGGCGGTAATTAGAGAACTTGGTTTAAATCCTGACATTGTGAATGTCAATGGAGGAGCCATTGCATTAGGACATCCGCTAGGTTGTACAGGAGCAAAATTATCCGTTCAACTATTCGACGAAATGCAACGAAGAGGAAGTAAATATGGAATTGTTTCTATGTGCGTAGGAACTGGACAAGGAAGTGCGGGGATTTATGAGTTATTAGCCCCCTAA